Proteins encoded in a region of the Trypanosoma brucei gambiense DAL972 chromosome 11, complete sequence genome:
- a CDS encoding DNA-directed RNA polymerase II, putative yields MSTSHGMLIYNNDITADSLLDTKDCRKIVEEVSSKMPNSSLFKLDREDHTLANLLRMRLHENPLVHIAGYRVPHPTQHRVELRVQTSSDGTGKPIPTPKEALLEAVGSCMKDLEEFEGAFLREAQSKGLDVE; encoded by the coding sequence atgtCCACCTCACATGGCATGCTGATTTACAACAATGATATCACTGCTGATAGCCTTCTGGACACGAAGGACTGCCGTAAAATTGTGGAGGAAGTGTCCAGTAAGATGCCCAACTCCTCCCTTTTCAAACTGGACAGAGAGGACCACACTTTAGCCAACCTTCTTCGCATGCGATTGCACGAGAACCCACTTGTGCATATTGCAGGTTATCGCGTGCCACATCCCACGCAACACCGTGTAGAGCTACGCGTTCAGACATCCTCCGATGGCACCGGAAAGCCCATTCCAACTCCGAAGGAAGCACTCCTGGAGGCGGTCGGATCGTGCATGAAAGACCTTGAGGAATTTGAAGGGGCGTTCCTTCGCGAAGCGCAGAGCAAAGGTTTGGATGTTGAATAG